The following are encoded together in the Pseudomonas sediminis genome:
- a CDS encoding XdhC family protein — MLSGISALLGAIHALEHDNGQAVLATVVKVEGSAYRRPGARMLIPLYGGTVGTISGGCLESEVAKKAWWLTDSGDAVIRRYSTATQDDDDDQDAALTFGLGCNGTVHVLLERHSAEKPLAVLELLRQVRESGQAGAVATVIGSYRNARVRVGERLYLHPSLSDGRRLLDSALDAEVRADLQRTLTDGRSSLRSYRDERGEIEVFCEYLAPQRRLVIFGAGHDAQPLTHMAKLLDWHVTVVDGRAHFARAERFPDADTVLQVDARPPYELHTLTDGAMVAIMSHSYSQDRHWLGSVLQGAPAYIGQLGPRDRTERLLDEIRQHSPHLPALERLHYPIGLDIGGDTPESVATAILAEMTAAINQRTGGMLKHRQAAIHTPTPQGASDIEPATRLTAS; from the coding sequence ATGCTGTCGGGAATCAGCGCCCTGCTCGGCGCCATCCACGCGCTCGAACACGATAACGGCCAGGCCGTGCTCGCCACCGTGGTCAAGGTCGAAGGCTCGGCCTACCGCCGCCCCGGCGCGCGCATGCTGATCCCGCTCTACGGCGGCACCGTGGGCACCATCAGCGGCGGCTGCCTGGAGTCCGAGGTAGCGAAGAAGGCCTGGTGGCTGACCGATAGTGGCGACGCCGTGATTCGCCGCTACAGCACGGCCACCCAGGACGACGATGATGATCAGGACGCCGCACTGACCTTCGGCCTCGGCTGCAACGGCACCGTGCACGTATTGCTCGAACGCCACAGCGCGGAAAAGCCGCTGGCGGTGCTCGAGTTGCTGCGCCAGGTGCGCGAAAGCGGCCAGGCCGGGGCGGTCGCCACGGTGATCGGCAGCTATCGCAACGCCCGTGTACGCGTGGGCGAGCGTCTGTATCTGCATCCATCACTGAGCGACGGCAGGCGCCTACTCGATTCCGCACTCGACGCCGAGGTTCGCGCCGATCTGCAACGAACCCTGACCGATGGCCGCTCCTCGCTGCGCAGCTACCGCGACGAGCGTGGCGAGATCGAGGTGTTCTGCGAATACCTGGCGCCGCAGCGACGCCTGGTGATCTTCGGTGCAGGGCATGATGCGCAGCCTCTGACGCATATGGCCAAGCTGCTGGACTGGCACGTCACCGTGGTCGATGGCCGTGCCCATTTCGCCCGCGCCGAACGCTTCCCCGACGCCGACACCGTGCTGCAGGTCGATGCCCGGCCACCTTACGAGCTGCACACACTCACCGACGGCGCCATGGTGGCGATCATGAGCCACAGCTACAGCCAGGATCGCCATTGGCTGGGCAGCGTGCTGCAGGGCGCGCCTGCCTATATCGGCCAACTGGGGCCACGTGACCGCACCGAACGCCTGCTGGACGAGATTCGCCAGCATAGCCCGCACTTGCCGGCACTGGAACGCCTGCACTACCCCATCGGCCTGGATATCGGCGGTGATACGCCGGAGAGCGTGGCCACGGCGATCCTCGCCGAGATGACGGCCGCCATTAACCAGCGCACAGGCGGCATGCTCAAGCATCGCCAGGCAGCGATCCATACGCCAACGCCGCAGGGCGCAAGCGATATCGAGCCAGCGACCAGACTGACCGCCTCCTGA
- a CDS encoding xanthine dehydrogenase family protein molybdopterin-binding subunit, with translation MGKIETPDSATRGILNVSRRTLLKGGGGLALGIFFAPLLRGMDALAAAGGPLEPNAFVRIDLDGTVTVLAKHLEMGQGSYTGLATLLAEELDADWDKVRVEGAPADVKRYNNLAFGPMQGTGGSTAMANSWEQMRNAGATAKAMLVAAAAQRWGVPASEISVSQGVVSHAGSGRSAGFGELVEAAASLPVPEQVQLKDPKDFKLIGKRELRRKDSPGKTDGSAIFTQDFKLPGMLVAMVAYPPRFGGVPRSVDSSKAKAVRDVVEVVEFRDLPHGRSGVAVLAKNTWAARQGRDALVIDWDESQAFTLGSEEILAQYREDAGKPGRPATSKGDTDAVLAQAAKTVEADYEFPYLAHAAMEPMNCLVKLASDRCEIWNGEQFQTVDQAIISSYLGLTPEQVSLTQLYAGGSFGRRAGSVSDYLLEAVAITKAAHDKGVDAPVKMVWTREDDTRGGYFRPLYLHRVRIGLDEAGKLQAWHNRIVGQSIMTGTSMEPFMIKEGIDHTSVEGLSNLSYAVPNLQVELSTPTNIKVPVLWWRSVGHTHTGYVAETMIDEAAVAAGQDPYSFRHALLDSHPRHRGVLELAAKQAGWDKPLAAGAEGEKRGRGIAVHESFGSFVAQVAEVTVKADGSYRLDRVVCAVDCGIAINPDVIKAQMEGGIGFALAAARHSAITLKEGRVEQSNFHDFQVLRMNEMPKVEVHIVPSAENPTGVGEPGVPPLAPALANALFAATGVRLRKLPFPAQIKA, from the coding sequence ATGGGCAAGATCGAAACTCCCGATAGCGCCACTCGCGGCATCCTCAATGTCAGCCGTCGCACCCTGCTCAAGGGTGGCGGTGGCCTGGCGCTGGGCATTTTCTTCGCGCCGCTGCTGCGCGGCATGGATGCGCTGGCCGCAGCAGGCGGCCCGCTGGAGCCGAACGCCTTCGTGCGCATCGACCTCGATGGCACGGTGACCGTCCTGGCCAAACACCTGGAAATGGGCCAGGGCAGCTACACGGGCCTGGCCACCTTGTTGGCCGAAGAACTGGATGCCGACTGGGACAAGGTGCGCGTCGAAGGCGCGCCGGCCGATGTGAAACGCTACAACAACCTCGCCTTTGGCCCGATGCAGGGTACCGGCGGCAGCACCGCTATGGCCAACTCCTGGGAGCAGATGCGCAACGCCGGCGCCACTGCCAAGGCCATGCTGGTGGCAGCCGCTGCACAGCGTTGGGGCGTGCCGGCCAGTGAAATCAGCGTAAGCCAGGGCGTGGTCAGTCACGCCGGCTCCGGCCGTAGTGCTGGCTTCGGTGAGCTGGTTGAGGCGGCAGCCTCGCTACCGGTGCCGGAGCAGGTGCAGCTCAAGGACCCGAAGGACTTCAAGCTGATCGGCAAGCGCGAGCTGCGCCGCAAGGACAGCCCGGGCAAGACCGATGGCAGCGCCATCTTCACCCAGGACTTCAAGCTGCCCGGCATGCTGGTGGCCATGGTCGCCTATCCGCCGCGTTTCGGCGGTGTGCCGCGCTCGGTCGACAGCAGCAAGGCCAAGGCCGTGCGTGATGTGGTCGAGGTGGTGGAGTTTCGTGACCTGCCCCATGGTCGTTCGGGCGTCGCCGTGTTGGCGAAGAACACCTGGGCGGCGCGCCAGGGGCGCGATGCGCTGGTGATCGACTGGGATGAGAGCCAGGCCTTCACCCTTGGCAGCGAGGAAATTCTCGCGCAATACCGCGAGGATGCGGGCAAGCCAGGTCGGCCGGCCACGAGCAAGGGCGATACCGATGCGGTGCTGGCCCAAGCGGCGAAAACCGTTGAGGCCGACTACGAGTTTCCTTATCTGGCGCACGCGGCGATGGAGCCGATGAACTGCCTGGTCAAGCTTGCCAGCGACCGCTGCGAAATCTGGAACGGCGAGCAGTTTCAGACCGTCGACCAAGCCATCATCAGCAGCTACCTGGGCCTGACGCCCGAGCAGGTTTCGCTGACCCAGCTGTATGCCGGCGGCAGCTTTGGTCGCCGTGCTGGTTCGGTGTCGGACTACCTGCTGGAGGCGGTGGCGATCACCAAGGCCGCGCATGACAAGGGCGTGGATGCGCCGGTGAAAATGGTCTGGACGCGTGAGGACGATACCCGTGGCGGTTATTTCCGACCGCTGTACCTGCACCGCGTGCGCATCGGCCTGGATGAGGCCGGCAAGCTGCAGGCGTGGCACAACCGTATCGTTGGGCAGTCGATCATGACCGGTACCTCGATGGAGCCCTTCATGATCAAGGAAGGCATCGACCATACCTCGGTCGAGGGCCTCTCCAATCTCTCCTACGCCGTGCCCAACCTGCAGGTGGAGCTGAGCACGCCGACCAATATCAAGGTGCCGGTGCTTTGGTGGCGCTCGGTGGGGCATACCCACACCGGTTACGTCGCTGAAACCATGATCGATGAGGCCGCTGTCGCGGCTGGGCAGGACCCTTACAGTTTCCGCCACGCGTTGCTGGACAGTCATCCGCGTCATCGCGGTGTGCTGGAGTTGGCCGCCAAGCAGGCCGGCTGGGACAAGCCGCTGGCGGCGGGCGCCGAGGGCGAGAAGCGCGGGCGTGGCATTGCCGTGCATGAATCGTTCGGCTCATTCGTGGCGCAGGTCGCCGAGGTCACGGTGAAGGCCGATGGCAGCTATCGTCTGGATCGCGTGGTGTGCGCGGTGGACTGCGGCATCGCGATCAATCCGGATGTGATCAAGGCGCAGATGGAAGGCGGTATCGGCTTCGCCCTGGCGGCTGCCCGGCATAGTGCGATCACCTTGAAGGAAGGACGGGTCGAGCAATCGAACTTCCACGACTTCCAGGTGCTGCGCATGAACGAGATGCCCAAGGTCGAGGTGCACATCGTGCCGTCGGCGGAGAACCCGACCGGTGTCGGTGAGCCGGGCGTGCCGCCGCTGGCGCCAGCTCTGGCCAACGCGCTGTTCGCAGCGACCGGCGTGCGTTTGCGCAAGCTGCCATTCCCGGCGCAGATCAAGGCCTGA
- a CDS encoding (2Fe-2S)-binding protein, producing the protein MITLNLNGQDHELDVADDMPLLWALRDVANLTGTKYGCGMALCGACTVNVEGQPTRSCVTPVSAVVGKRINTIEAVGEDAVGKVVQQAWRQLDVVQCGYCQSGQIMAATALLSSNKAPSDADIDAAMSGNICRCATYVRIRAAIHEAADKLA; encoded by the coding sequence ATGATTACCCTGAATCTCAATGGCCAGGACCACGAGCTGGACGTGGCCGACGATATGCCGCTGCTCTGGGCATTGCGCGACGTCGCCAATCTCACCGGCACCAAGTACGGCTGTGGCATGGCGCTGTGCGGCGCCTGCACGGTGAACGTCGAAGGCCAGCCGACCCGCTCCTGCGTTACCCCGGTATCGGCAGTGGTCGGCAAGCGCATCAACACCATCGAAGCGGTCGGCGAAGATGCCGTGGGCAAGGTGGTCCAGCAGGCTTGGCGGCAACTCGACGTGGTGCAGTGCGGTTACTGCCAGTCCGGGCAGATCATGGCGGCGACGGCCTTGCTGAGTAGCAACAAGGCGCCGAGCGATGCCGATATCGATGCGGCCATGAGCGGCAATATTTGCCGCTGCGCTACCTACGTGCGGATTCGCGCCGCGATTCACGAAGCTGCCGACAAACTGGCCTGA
- a CDS encoding PA3496 family putative envelope integrity protein yields the protein MPRIFDDAHLHDQPDAKTRRKLQDQRRMAYRRAIEHYAEQCQLQRELADFPELVSAGYSQQAERTSRRAA from the coding sequence ATGCCTCGTATCTTCGATGACGCGCACCTGCATGACCAACCCGACGCCAAGACCCGGCGCAAACTGCAAGACCAGCGCCGCATGGCCTATCGCCGGGCCATCGAGCACTATGCCGAGCAGTGTCAGCTGCAACGCGAACTTGCCGACTTCCCCGAGCTGGTGTCCGCCGGCTACTCGCAGCAGGCTGAGCGCACGTCGCGCCGCGCGGCCTGA
- the hexR gene encoding transcriptional regulator HexR has translation MNLLQHIAQSRHLLRKSELKVADHVLLDPASVMHSSMAELAHSVGISEPTIVRFCRAIGCSGFQDLKLKLAQSLAAGASFGQFAIHEDDSVADFSLKIFDTTLHTLMEVREKLDSEALQRAIAACSNAQRVEFYGFGASGAVAADAQHKFFRLLLNAAAYSDPHMQAMSAVTLQPGDVAVCISQSGRSKDLLISANLVRESGASLITLCPSQTPLAELSTVNLAIDVQEDTEIYTPLTSRIAHLVVIDVLAMGVAMARGPSLVNHLKSVKRSLRSLRLSPKSLRNTED, from the coding sequence GTGAATCTGTTGCAACACATCGCCCAGTCGCGCCACCTGCTGCGCAAGTCCGAGCTCAAGGTGGCCGATCACGTCTTGCTCGATCCTGCATCGGTGATGCACAGCTCCATGGCCGAACTGGCGCACAGCGTCGGCATCAGCGAGCCGACCATCGTGCGCTTCTGCCGCGCCATCGGTTGCAGTGGCTTCCAGGACCTCAAGCTGAAGCTGGCGCAGAGTCTGGCTGCCGGGGCCAGCTTCGGTCAGTTCGCGATTCACGAGGATGACTCGGTCGCCGACTTCAGCCTGAAGATCTTCGACACCACCCTGCATACGCTGATGGAGGTGCGCGAGAAGCTCGACTCAGAGGCGCTGCAGCGCGCCATCGCCGCCTGCTCCAACGCGCAGCGCGTGGAGTTCTATGGTTTCGGTGCATCCGGCGCGGTGGCTGCCGATGCCCAGCACAAGTTCTTCCGCCTGCTGCTCAATGCCGCGGCCTATTCCGACCCGCACATGCAGGCGATGAGCGCAGTGACCCTGCAGCCGGGCGACGTGGCGGTGTGCATCTCCCAGTCCGGTCGTTCCAAGGACTTGTTGATCAGTGCCAACCTGGTGCGTGAATCCGGTGCCAGTCTGATCACCCTGTGCCCGAGCCAGACGCCACTGGCGGAGCTGTCGACCGTCAACCTGGCCATCGATGTGCAGGAAGACACCGAGATCTACACCCCCCTGACCTCGCGCATCGCCCACCTGGTGGTGATCGACGTGCTGGCCATGGGCGTGGCCATGGCGCGCGGGCCGAGCCTGGTCAACCACCTCAAGAGCGTCAAGCGCAGCCTGCGCAGCTTGCGGCTGTCACCGAAGTCGCTGCGCAACACAGAGGATTGA